From the Phoenix dactylifera cultivar Barhee BC4 chromosome 10, palm_55x_up_171113_PBpolish2nd_filt_p, whole genome shotgun sequence genome, one window contains:
- the LOC103720292 gene encoding uncharacterized protein LOC103720292 isoform X3, whose protein sequence is MAKGNHSSSSAAAAAASSFPLFVDSSLDTHLAMVVSSDDTVADLRRKIRIEHALCFPNVGEITIHAMKVKRRSSFYNLSNLMLVRGAFDGIKGTWFLHIDAAPVSMMKSQAGIAENVVSENVEQSEKHVQLHAEPNVRVSLGHCRDKLQGVVDERQSLLETSLDRSANHGNSSLPNARNCQIESLHGSSHDQIGMGDTNVDTSKGMNLREKGVSRLDQIPNVTDMHKGQVHEGSEEVGLHVQSKTDLVVGQEEDGGEKGSENPDVGSSDGDASIFATKKEKFRKRSNISVNNLILDGDSEHLSQEKKKHNKEKDGSFREAPLEDPAIGNNFERPAYKKETPKLENAPPQTNSQEKHLAFIEELSSKLLRGDSVPENLVDDKRKKKRRKKSSKFLDEVEPAVPFNNGGTSLSHSMEEPHTKIGPYDSSVDLTGTVIPVGEQAVEGHAKEAGVNNYRTLTKVPDAAVHTEEATKNAADENQEVPLDHSHTEWSEEPSILDGLKVAASLTNPSGVDDFPTNSLHSRKMSNNELPKTMSSKFDPAHPSEHVNKENIGEASGGNCRDLHEESDAATILKKFGDPNNLASLDVEVPSGTDIRSVHSRRKKNTKKTEFTSLQPDKNGSAHPSRDQVTEENCKETLGDPHSELGKEYEGATVLREVVALENSAVVDSHMLSNINEKRSCRKRKKSAKSKLQNHEFVHHAHSLGKGPVKEKPTETLDMNHKDLGNESKPTTSHGEPAALGSPSKVDFVIPSNNNAKISHHHKKKLAKSEVLNNMSSNHDLSSRDLSTPENFERAFGTTHRDSGNESNATMLPDDASQNISKLGSASLFNDSSNKHETAHLSAKNITQKNRKELLGNTHDNSGKEIGQNMTHKRSADSIEVHEHMDPPGYGSGKTNFIDSFLPKVVEHESVLSAKELPLKETVTGKLKKGKSKRKKKSSMYSQDSTVDTVKPSSSNEQHMHKKKYQDADPGIKPAAYGKKDEGTDGRSIFLSQSNASKKNMPLGTIQKCKQLQKGEAFGISITS, encoded by the exons ATGGCGAAAGGTAaccattcttcttcttcggcggcggcggcggcggcgtcgtCCTTTCCCCTCTTCGTCGACTCGAGCCTCGACACCCATCTGGCCATGGTCGTCTCCTCGGACGACACCGTTGCTGATCTCAGGA GGAAGATAAGGATTGAGCATGCTCTTTGCTTTCCAAATGTTGGAGAAATCACTATCCATGCAATGAAG GTCAAGCGCAGATCATCCTTCTATAATTTGTCGAATTTGATGCTTGTTAGAGGTGCTTTCGATGGGATCAAAGGGACTTGGTTTCTTCATATCGATGCTGCTCCTGTATCCATGATGAAAAGTCAAGCAGGAATTGCAGAAAATGTTGTAAGTGAGAATGTTGAGCAATCAGAAAAGCATGTTCAGCTTCATGCAGAGCCTAATGTTAGGGTCTCACTGGGCCACTGCCGTGATAAGTTGCAAGGTGTTGTGGATGAAAGGCAATCATTGCTTGAAACTTCTTTGGACAGATCAGCCAATCATGGTAATTCATCATTGCCAAATGCTAGAAATTGTCAAATTGAAAGCTTGCATGGTTCTTCACATGATCAGATTGGTATGGGTGATACAAATGTTGACACATCAAAGGGGATGAACTTAAGAGAGAAAGGGGTGTCTAGACTTGATCAGATTCCTAATGTAACAGACATGCACAAAGGACAAGTTCATGAGGGCAGTGAAGAGGTTGGACTGCATGTACAGTCCAAAACTGACCTTGTTGTTGGTCAAGAGGAGGATGGTGGAGAAAAAGGATCTGAGAATCCTGATGTTGGATCTAGCGATGGAGATGCTTCTATTTTTGctaccaagaaagaaaaattcagaaaaaggaGTAACATCTCAGTGAACAATCTTATTTTGGATGGAGATTCAGAACATCTttctcaagagaagaaaaagcacAACAAGGAAAAAGATGGCTCTTTTAGGGAGGCACCTCTTGAGGATCCTGCAATAGGAAATAACTTTGAAAGGCCTGCCTATAAGAAAGAGACACCCAAGTTGGAAAATGCTCCACCACAAACCAATTCTCAGGAGAAACATCTGGCTTTTATAGAGGAATTATCCAGTAAACTACTCCGAGGTGACTCAGTGCCAGAAAATCTAGTGGatgataaaaggaaaaagaaaaggagaaaaaagtcATCCAAGTTTCTTGATGAAGTTGAACCAGCTGTTCCATTCAATAATGGTGGTACTAGCTTGTCACACAGCATGGAGGAACCCCATACCAAAATTGGACCTTATGATAGCTCAGTGGATTTAACTGGTACTGTTATTCCTGTAGGTGAACAAGCCGTTGAAGGTCATGCCAAGGAAGCAGGGGTAAACAACTATAGAACTCTGACCAAAGTGCCTGATGCTGCAGTCCATACTGAAGAAGCTACTAAGAATGCAGCAGATGAGAACCAGGAAGTTCCTTTGGATCATAGCCATACAGAATGGAGTGAAGAACCTAGCATTCTAGATGGTCTGAAAGTGGCTGCATCACTTACAAATCCATCTGGAGTTGATGACTTTCCAACTAACTCGCTTCACAGCAGAAAAATGTCCAATAATGAATTACCAAAAACCATGTCAAGCAAGTTTGATCCTGCTCATCCTTCAGAACATGTGAATAAAGAGAATATTGGTGAAGCATCTGGAGGCAACTGTAGGGATCTGCATGAAGAATCAGATGCAGCAACCATTCTTAAAAAATTTGGGGATCCTAACAACCTTGCAAGTTTAGACGTTGAAGTTCCTTCTGGCACTGATATTAGAAGTGTACATAGTAGGAGGAAAAAGAATACAAAGAAAACTGAATTTACCAGTCTGCAACCTGATAAAAATGGGAGTGCTCATCCTTCACGTGATCAAGTCACTGAAGAGAACTGCAAAGAGACATTAGGTGACCCCCATAGTGAACTTGGTAAAGAGTATGAGGGAGCAACTGTTCTTAGAGAGGTTGTTGCCCTTGAAAATTCTGCTGTAGTGGATTCTCATATGCTTTCTAATATTAATGAGAAAAGATCAtgtaggaaaaggaaaaaatcaGCCAAATCCAAACTTCAAAATCATGAGTTCGTTCATCATGCCCACTCTCTGGGGAAAGGTCCTGTTAAAGAAAAGCCCACAGAAACATTGGATATGAACCATAAAGATTTGGGTAATGAATCTAAGCCAACAACCAGTCATGGAGAGCCTGCAGCTCTTGGAAGTCCTTCAAAAGTAGATTTTGTCATTCCTTCAAATAACAATGCTAAAATCTCACATCACCACAAGAAAAAATTAGCCAAATCAGAAGTGTTAAACAACATGTCCAGCAATCATGACCTATCTTCAAGGGATTTGAGTACTCCAGAGAATTTTGAGAGAGCATTTGGAACTACTCACAGAGATTCAGGTAATGAATCTAATGCTACGATGCTTCCTGATGATGCTTCACAGAATATATCTAAACTAGGTTCAGCCTCGTTGTTCAATGATTCATCTAACAAGCATGAAACTGCCCACCTTTCAGCAAAAAACATAACCCAAAAGAACAGAAAGGAATTGTTGGGAAATACTCATGATAATTCTGGTAAAGAAATTGGCCAGAATATGACCCATAAGAGATCTGCAGATTCTATTGAAGTGCATGAACATATGGATCCTCCCGGGTATGGTAGTGGCAAGACTAACTTCATCGATTCTTTTCTTCCTAAAGTTGTCGAGCATGAATCTGTTCTTTCTGCAAAGGAGCTTCCATTGAAGGAGACTGTAACTGGGAAattaaaaaagggaaaaagtaaaaggaaaaaaaaatcaagcatgTATTCACAAGATTCCACTGTTGACACGGTAAAGCCTTCAAGTTCAAATGAGCAGCACATGCATAAGAAGAAATACCAAGATGCTGATCCTG GAATTAAACCTGCTGCTTATGGTAAAAAAGATGAGGGAACTGATGGTAGGAGTATCTTTCTGTCACA ATCAAATGCATCCAAAAAGAATATGCCCTTAGGCACGATCCAGAAGTGCAAGCAGCTACAAAAAGGCGAGGCTTTTGGCATCTCAATCACAAGCTGA
- the LOC103720292 gene encoding uncharacterized protein LOC103720292 isoform X1 has product MAKGNHSSSSAAAAAASSFPLFVDSSLDTHLAMVVSSDDTVADLRRKIRIEHALCFPNVGEITIHAMKVKRRSSFYNLSNLMLVRGAFDGIKGTWFLHIDAAPVSMMKSQAGIAENVVSENVEQSEKHVQLHAEPNVRVSLGHCRDKLQGVVDERQSLLETSLDRSANHGNSSLPNARNCQIESLHGSSHDQIGMGDTNVDTSKGMNLREKGVSRLDQIPNVTDMHKGQVHEGSEEVGLHVQSKTDLVVGQEEDGGEKGSENPDVGSSDGDASIFATKKEKFRKRSNISVNNLILDGDSEHLSQEKKKHNKEKDGSFREAPLEDPAIGNNFERPAYKKETPKLENAPPQTNSQEKHLAFIEELSSKLLRGDSVPENLVDDKRKKKRRKKSSKFLDEVEPAVPFNNGGTSLSHSMEEPHTKIGPYDSSVDLTGTVIPVGEQAVEGHAKEAGVNNYRTLTKVPDAAVHTEEATKNAADENQEVPLDHSHTEWSEEPSILDGLKVAASLTNPSGVDDFPTNSLHSRKMSNNELPKTMSSKFDPAHPSEHVNKENIGEASGGNCRDLHEESDAATILKKFGDPNNLASLDVEVPSGTDIRSVHSRRKKNTKKTEFTSLQPDKNGSAHPSRDQVTEENCKETLGDPHSELGKEYEGATVLREVVALENSAVVDSHMLSNINEKRSCRKRKKSAKSKLQNHEFVHHAHSLGKGPVKEKPTETLDMNHKDLGNESKPTTSHGEPAALGSPSKVDFVIPSNNNAKISHHHKKKLAKSEVLNNMSSNHDLSSRDLSTPENFERAFGTTHRDSGNESNATMLPDDASQNISKLGSASLFNDSSNKHETAHLSAKNITQKNRKELLGNTHDNSGKEIGQNMTHKRSADSIEVHEHMDPPGYGSGKTNFIDSFLPKVVEHESVLSAKELPLKETVTGKLKKGKSKRKKKSSMYSQDSTVDTVKPSSSNEQHMHKKKYQDADPGKHFLTDSMVQLTDKEVKTKKVHNEKTVERSSKSNVNFGDTSSIMISPRKPHDDSGPEKKLQEYKSDTSCQVSLSRNEHSKHVHHPKEKSSVSDGKLKSHNHQDDTAIVHSSDDVLQSENLSTVIRGRAVGAPATQSDSADAVANLAASSDSTEDIPHQTKQYRVAVRKVPSKGFGKVLKNSKQEKPLLVTSSAIFDDATSGSSDDEFGISNIEDPMKAASDNSSTSSDSDGDLEETQTPGIKPAAYGKKDEGTDGRSIFLSQSNASKKNMPLGTIQKCKQLQKGEAFGISITS; this is encoded by the exons ATGGCGAAAGGTAaccattcttcttcttcggcggcggcggcggcggcgtcgtCCTTTCCCCTCTTCGTCGACTCGAGCCTCGACACCCATCTGGCCATGGTCGTCTCCTCGGACGACACCGTTGCTGATCTCAGGA GGAAGATAAGGATTGAGCATGCTCTTTGCTTTCCAAATGTTGGAGAAATCACTATCCATGCAATGAAG GTCAAGCGCAGATCATCCTTCTATAATTTGTCGAATTTGATGCTTGTTAGAGGTGCTTTCGATGGGATCAAAGGGACTTGGTTTCTTCATATCGATGCTGCTCCTGTATCCATGATGAAAAGTCAAGCAGGAATTGCAGAAAATGTTGTAAGTGAGAATGTTGAGCAATCAGAAAAGCATGTTCAGCTTCATGCAGAGCCTAATGTTAGGGTCTCACTGGGCCACTGCCGTGATAAGTTGCAAGGTGTTGTGGATGAAAGGCAATCATTGCTTGAAACTTCTTTGGACAGATCAGCCAATCATGGTAATTCATCATTGCCAAATGCTAGAAATTGTCAAATTGAAAGCTTGCATGGTTCTTCACATGATCAGATTGGTATGGGTGATACAAATGTTGACACATCAAAGGGGATGAACTTAAGAGAGAAAGGGGTGTCTAGACTTGATCAGATTCCTAATGTAACAGACATGCACAAAGGACAAGTTCATGAGGGCAGTGAAGAGGTTGGACTGCATGTACAGTCCAAAACTGACCTTGTTGTTGGTCAAGAGGAGGATGGTGGAGAAAAAGGATCTGAGAATCCTGATGTTGGATCTAGCGATGGAGATGCTTCTATTTTTGctaccaagaaagaaaaattcagaaaaaggaGTAACATCTCAGTGAACAATCTTATTTTGGATGGAGATTCAGAACATCTttctcaagagaagaaaaagcacAACAAGGAAAAAGATGGCTCTTTTAGGGAGGCACCTCTTGAGGATCCTGCAATAGGAAATAACTTTGAAAGGCCTGCCTATAAGAAAGAGACACCCAAGTTGGAAAATGCTCCACCACAAACCAATTCTCAGGAGAAACATCTGGCTTTTATAGAGGAATTATCCAGTAAACTACTCCGAGGTGACTCAGTGCCAGAAAATCTAGTGGatgataaaaggaaaaagaaaaggagaaaaaagtcATCCAAGTTTCTTGATGAAGTTGAACCAGCTGTTCCATTCAATAATGGTGGTACTAGCTTGTCACACAGCATGGAGGAACCCCATACCAAAATTGGACCTTATGATAGCTCAGTGGATTTAACTGGTACTGTTATTCCTGTAGGTGAACAAGCCGTTGAAGGTCATGCCAAGGAAGCAGGGGTAAACAACTATAGAACTCTGACCAAAGTGCCTGATGCTGCAGTCCATACTGAAGAAGCTACTAAGAATGCAGCAGATGAGAACCAGGAAGTTCCTTTGGATCATAGCCATACAGAATGGAGTGAAGAACCTAGCATTCTAGATGGTCTGAAAGTGGCTGCATCACTTACAAATCCATCTGGAGTTGATGACTTTCCAACTAACTCGCTTCACAGCAGAAAAATGTCCAATAATGAATTACCAAAAACCATGTCAAGCAAGTTTGATCCTGCTCATCCTTCAGAACATGTGAATAAAGAGAATATTGGTGAAGCATCTGGAGGCAACTGTAGGGATCTGCATGAAGAATCAGATGCAGCAACCATTCTTAAAAAATTTGGGGATCCTAACAACCTTGCAAGTTTAGACGTTGAAGTTCCTTCTGGCACTGATATTAGAAGTGTACATAGTAGGAGGAAAAAGAATACAAAGAAAACTGAATTTACCAGTCTGCAACCTGATAAAAATGGGAGTGCTCATCCTTCACGTGATCAAGTCACTGAAGAGAACTGCAAAGAGACATTAGGTGACCCCCATAGTGAACTTGGTAAAGAGTATGAGGGAGCAACTGTTCTTAGAGAGGTTGTTGCCCTTGAAAATTCTGCTGTAGTGGATTCTCATATGCTTTCTAATATTAATGAGAAAAGATCAtgtaggaaaaggaaaaaatcaGCCAAATCCAAACTTCAAAATCATGAGTTCGTTCATCATGCCCACTCTCTGGGGAAAGGTCCTGTTAAAGAAAAGCCCACAGAAACATTGGATATGAACCATAAAGATTTGGGTAATGAATCTAAGCCAACAACCAGTCATGGAGAGCCTGCAGCTCTTGGAAGTCCTTCAAAAGTAGATTTTGTCATTCCTTCAAATAACAATGCTAAAATCTCACATCACCACAAGAAAAAATTAGCCAAATCAGAAGTGTTAAACAACATGTCCAGCAATCATGACCTATCTTCAAGGGATTTGAGTACTCCAGAGAATTTTGAGAGAGCATTTGGAACTACTCACAGAGATTCAGGTAATGAATCTAATGCTACGATGCTTCCTGATGATGCTTCACAGAATATATCTAAACTAGGTTCAGCCTCGTTGTTCAATGATTCATCTAACAAGCATGAAACTGCCCACCTTTCAGCAAAAAACATAACCCAAAAGAACAGAAAGGAATTGTTGGGAAATACTCATGATAATTCTGGTAAAGAAATTGGCCAGAATATGACCCATAAGAGATCTGCAGATTCTATTGAAGTGCATGAACATATGGATCCTCCCGGGTATGGTAGTGGCAAGACTAACTTCATCGATTCTTTTCTTCCTAAAGTTGTCGAGCATGAATCTGTTCTTTCTGCAAAGGAGCTTCCATTGAAGGAGACTGTAACTGGGAAattaaaaaagggaaaaagtaaaaggaaaaaaaaatcaagcatgTATTCACAAGATTCCACTGTTGACACGGTAAAGCCTTCAAGTTCAAATGAGCAGCACATGCATAAGAAGAAATACCAAGATGCTGATCCTGGTAAGCATTTTCTGACTGATTCTATGGTACAACTCACAGATAAGGAAGTTAAAACTAAAAAAGTGCATAATGAAAAAACTGTAGAGAGGTCAAGTAAATCCAATGTGAATTTTGGTGATACCTCTTCTATTATGATTTCACCACGAAAGCCACATGATGATAGCGGACCTGAAAAGAAGCTTCAGGAATACAAATCTGACACTTCTTGTCAGGTATCCCTGTCAAGGAATGAGCATAGCAAGCATGTGCATCATCCCAAGGAAAAGTCTTCTGTTTCTGATGGTAAGCTTAAATCTCATAATCATCAGGATGACACTGCCATTGTGCACTCCTCAGACGATGTCCTCCAGTCTGAGAATTTAAGTACTGTCATCAGAGGTCGTGCTGTAGGTGCACCTGCTACTCAGAGTGATAGTGCTGATGCAGTGGCTAATCTGGCAGCATCTAGTGACAGCACAGAAGATATACCACACCAAACTAAACAATATAGAGTTGCAGTTAGGAAGGTTCCAAGTAAAGGATTTGGGAAGGTTCTTAAGAATTCTAAACAAGAAAAGCCTTTGTTAGTTACTTCTAGTGCAATATTTGATGATGCTACAAGTGGAAGTTCTGATGATGAGTTTGGGATTAGTAATATAGAAGATCCTATGAAAGCAGCCTCAGATAATTCATCTACGTCTTCTGACTCAGATGGGGACCTTGAAGAAACACAGACTCCAG GAATTAAACCTGCTGCTTATGGTAAAAAAGATGAGGGAACTGATGGTAGGAGTATCTTTCTGTCACA ATCAAATGCATCCAAAAAGAATATGCCCTTAGGCACGATCCAGAAGTGCAAGCAGCTACAAAAAGGCGAGGCTTTTGGCATCTCAATCACAAGCTGA
- the LOC103720292 gene encoding uncharacterized protein LOC103720292 isoform X2 has translation MAKGNHSSSSAAAAAASSFPLFVDSSLDTHLAMVVSSDDTVADLRRKIRIEHALCFPNVGEITIHAMKVKRRSSFYNLSNLMLVRGAFDGIKGTWFLHIDAAPVSMMKSQAGIAENVVSENVEQSEKHVQLHAEPNVRVSLGHCRDKLQGVVDERQSLLETSLDRSANHGNSSLPNARNCQIESLHGSSHDQIGMGDTNVDTSKGMNLREKGVSRLDQIPNVTDMHKGQVHEGSEEVGLHVQSKTDLVVGQEEDGGEKGSENPDVGSSDGDASIFATKKEKFRKRSNISVNNLILDGDSEHLSQEKKKHNKEKDGSFREAPLEDPAIGNNFERPAYKKETPKLENAPPQTNSQEKHLAFIEELSSKLLRGDSVPENLVDDKRKKKRRKKSSKFLDEVEPAVPFNNGGTSLSHSMEEPHTKIGPYDSSVDLTGTVIPVGEQAVEGHAKEAGVNNYRTLTKVPDAAVHTEEATKNAADENQEVPLDHSHTEWSEEPSILDGLKVAASLTNPSGVDDFPTNSLHSRKMSNNELPKTMSSKFDPAHPSEHVNKENIGEASGGNCRDLHEESDAATILKKFGDPNNLASLDVEVPSGTDIRSVHSRRKKNTKKTEFTSLQPDKNGSAHPSRDQVTEENCKETLGDPHSELGKEYEGATVLREVVALENSAVVDSHMLSNINEKRSCRKRKKSAKSKLQNHEFVHHAHSLGKGPVKEKPTETLDMNHKDLGNESKPTTSHGEPAALGSPSKVDFVIPSNNNAKISHHHKKKLAKSEVLNNMSSNHDLSSRDLSTPENFERAFGTTHRDSGNESNATMLPDDASQNISKLGSASLFNDSSNKHETAHLSAKNITQKNRKELLGNTHDNSGKEIGQNMTHKRSADSIEVHEHMDPPGYGSGKTNFIDSFLPKVVEHESVLSAKELPLKETVTGKLKKGKSKRKKKSSMYSQDSTVDTVKPSSSNEQHMHKKKYQDADPGKHFLTDSMVQLTDKEVKTKKVHNEKTVERSSKSNVNFGDTSSIMISPRKPHDDSGPEKKLQEYKSDTSCQVSLSRNEHSKHVHHPKEKSSVSDGKLKSHNHQDDTAIVHSSDDVLQSENLSTVIRGRAVGAPATQSDSADAVANLAASSDSTEDIPHQTKQYRVAVRKVPSKGFGKVLKNSKQEKPLLVTSSAIFDDATSGSSDDEFGISNIEDPMKAASDNSSTSSDSDGDLEETQTPDQMHPKRICP, from the exons ATGGCGAAAGGTAaccattcttcttcttcggcggcggcggcggcggcgtcgtCCTTTCCCCTCTTCGTCGACTCGAGCCTCGACACCCATCTGGCCATGGTCGTCTCCTCGGACGACACCGTTGCTGATCTCAGGA GGAAGATAAGGATTGAGCATGCTCTTTGCTTTCCAAATGTTGGAGAAATCACTATCCATGCAATGAAG GTCAAGCGCAGATCATCCTTCTATAATTTGTCGAATTTGATGCTTGTTAGAGGTGCTTTCGATGGGATCAAAGGGACTTGGTTTCTTCATATCGATGCTGCTCCTGTATCCATGATGAAAAGTCAAGCAGGAATTGCAGAAAATGTTGTAAGTGAGAATGTTGAGCAATCAGAAAAGCATGTTCAGCTTCATGCAGAGCCTAATGTTAGGGTCTCACTGGGCCACTGCCGTGATAAGTTGCAAGGTGTTGTGGATGAAAGGCAATCATTGCTTGAAACTTCTTTGGACAGATCAGCCAATCATGGTAATTCATCATTGCCAAATGCTAGAAATTGTCAAATTGAAAGCTTGCATGGTTCTTCACATGATCAGATTGGTATGGGTGATACAAATGTTGACACATCAAAGGGGATGAACTTAAGAGAGAAAGGGGTGTCTAGACTTGATCAGATTCCTAATGTAACAGACATGCACAAAGGACAAGTTCATGAGGGCAGTGAAGAGGTTGGACTGCATGTACAGTCCAAAACTGACCTTGTTGTTGGTCAAGAGGAGGATGGTGGAGAAAAAGGATCTGAGAATCCTGATGTTGGATCTAGCGATGGAGATGCTTCTATTTTTGctaccaagaaagaaaaattcagaaaaaggaGTAACATCTCAGTGAACAATCTTATTTTGGATGGAGATTCAGAACATCTttctcaagagaagaaaaagcacAACAAGGAAAAAGATGGCTCTTTTAGGGAGGCACCTCTTGAGGATCCTGCAATAGGAAATAACTTTGAAAGGCCTGCCTATAAGAAAGAGACACCCAAGTTGGAAAATGCTCCACCACAAACCAATTCTCAGGAGAAACATCTGGCTTTTATAGAGGAATTATCCAGTAAACTACTCCGAGGTGACTCAGTGCCAGAAAATCTAGTGGatgataaaaggaaaaagaaaaggagaaaaaagtcATCCAAGTTTCTTGATGAAGTTGAACCAGCTGTTCCATTCAATAATGGTGGTACTAGCTTGTCACACAGCATGGAGGAACCCCATACCAAAATTGGACCTTATGATAGCTCAGTGGATTTAACTGGTACTGTTATTCCTGTAGGTGAACAAGCCGTTGAAGGTCATGCCAAGGAAGCAGGGGTAAACAACTATAGAACTCTGACCAAAGTGCCTGATGCTGCAGTCCATACTGAAGAAGCTACTAAGAATGCAGCAGATGAGAACCAGGAAGTTCCTTTGGATCATAGCCATACAGAATGGAGTGAAGAACCTAGCATTCTAGATGGTCTGAAAGTGGCTGCATCACTTACAAATCCATCTGGAGTTGATGACTTTCCAACTAACTCGCTTCACAGCAGAAAAATGTCCAATAATGAATTACCAAAAACCATGTCAAGCAAGTTTGATCCTGCTCATCCTTCAGAACATGTGAATAAAGAGAATATTGGTGAAGCATCTGGAGGCAACTGTAGGGATCTGCATGAAGAATCAGATGCAGCAACCATTCTTAAAAAATTTGGGGATCCTAACAACCTTGCAAGTTTAGACGTTGAAGTTCCTTCTGGCACTGATATTAGAAGTGTACATAGTAGGAGGAAAAAGAATACAAAGAAAACTGAATTTACCAGTCTGCAACCTGATAAAAATGGGAGTGCTCATCCTTCACGTGATCAAGTCACTGAAGAGAACTGCAAAGAGACATTAGGTGACCCCCATAGTGAACTTGGTAAAGAGTATGAGGGAGCAACTGTTCTTAGAGAGGTTGTTGCCCTTGAAAATTCTGCTGTAGTGGATTCTCATATGCTTTCTAATATTAATGAGAAAAGATCAtgtaggaaaaggaaaaaatcaGCCAAATCCAAACTTCAAAATCATGAGTTCGTTCATCATGCCCACTCTCTGGGGAAAGGTCCTGTTAAAGAAAAGCCCACAGAAACATTGGATATGAACCATAAAGATTTGGGTAATGAATCTAAGCCAACAACCAGTCATGGAGAGCCTGCAGCTCTTGGAAGTCCTTCAAAAGTAGATTTTGTCATTCCTTCAAATAACAATGCTAAAATCTCACATCACCACAAGAAAAAATTAGCCAAATCAGAAGTGTTAAACAACATGTCCAGCAATCATGACCTATCTTCAAGGGATTTGAGTACTCCAGAGAATTTTGAGAGAGCATTTGGAACTACTCACAGAGATTCAGGTAATGAATCTAATGCTACGATGCTTCCTGATGATGCTTCACAGAATATATCTAAACTAGGTTCAGCCTCGTTGTTCAATGATTCATCTAACAAGCATGAAACTGCCCACCTTTCAGCAAAAAACATAACCCAAAAGAACAGAAAGGAATTGTTGGGAAATACTCATGATAATTCTGGTAAAGAAATTGGCCAGAATATGACCCATAAGAGATCTGCAGATTCTATTGAAGTGCATGAACATATGGATCCTCCCGGGTATGGTAGTGGCAAGACTAACTTCATCGATTCTTTTCTTCCTAAAGTTGTCGAGCATGAATCTGTTCTTTCTGCAAAGGAGCTTCCATTGAAGGAGACTGTAACTGGGAAattaaaaaagggaaaaagtaaaaggaaaaaaaaatcaagcatgTATTCACAAGATTCCACTGTTGACACGGTAAAGCCTTCAAGTTCAAATGAGCAGCACATGCATAAGAAGAAATACCAAGATGCTGATCCTGGTAAGCATTTTCTGACTGATTCTATGGTACAACTCACAGATAAGGAAGTTAAAACTAAAAAAGTGCATAATGAAAAAACTGTAGAGAGGTCAAGTAAATCCAATGTGAATTTTGGTGATACCTCTTCTATTATGATTTCACCACGAAAGCCACATGATGATAGCGGACCTGAAAAGAAGCTTCAGGAATACAAATCTGACACTTCTTGTCAGGTATCCCTGTCAAGGAATGAGCATAGCAAGCATGTGCATCATCCCAAGGAAAAGTCTTCTGTTTCTGATGGTAAGCTTAAATCTCATAATCATCAGGATGACACTGCCATTGTGCACTCCTCAGACGATGTCCTCCAGTCTGAGAATTTAAGTACTGTCATCAGAGGTCGTGCTGTAGGTGCACCTGCTACTCAGAGTGATAGTGCTGATGCAGTGGCTAATCTGGCAGCATCTAGTGACAGCACAGAAGATATACCACACCAAACTAAACAATATAGAGTTGCAGTTAGGAAGGTTCCAAGTAAAGGATTTGGGAAGGTTCTTAAGAATTCTAAACAAGAAAAGCCTTTGTTAGTTACTTCTAGTGCAATATTTGATGATGCTACAAGTGGAAGTTCTGATGATGAGTTTGGGATTAGTAATATAGAAGATCCTATGAAAGCAGCCTCAGATAATTCATCTACGTCTTCTGACTCAGATGGGGACCTTGAAGAAACACAGACTCCAG ATCAAATGCATCCAAAAAGAATATGCCCTTAG